One region of Nycticebus coucang isolate mNycCou1 chromosome 10, mNycCou1.pri, whole genome shotgun sequence genomic DNA includes:
- the BMP15 gene encoding LOW QUALITY PROTEIN: bone morphogenetic protein 15 (The sequence of the model RefSeq protein was modified relative to this genomic sequence to represent the inferred CDS: inserted 2 bases in 2 codons; substituted 5 bases at 5 genomic stop codons): MVLLSILRILFLWELVFFREYRAKVGKPSIGLLAEDSTWPLIWKLLEAAKEARLLGSLHVGIVLELSLLTWKPREKNTIGMVRIPLARATVVYCLQLQPTHFHFSCHVEPWVGKSLANHFPPSGRGSSKLSLMSKAYKEXGITQHVQQNLWNHQGIRVLXLHFLSQQQKGSEGLKHWQCPTXALDLTFLLLYFNGTHKGVQKVKPLLRVPEEFAGTPALHSKKVPGSSWEHDGPENNQCSLCRFQVSFHQLDWDQXVIAPHHCEGACPWVRGYALKPPXPIIQNLINELVAQSVPQFSCIPXKYIPIKILPMEANGSILHKEYVGMIAQSCXTCR, translated from the exons ATGGTCCTCCTCAGTATTCTTAGAATCCTTTTTCTTTGGGAACTGGTGTTTTTCAGGGAATACAGGGCAAAAGTAGGGAAGCCTTCTATTGGCCTCCTGGCTGAGGATTCTACTTGGCCCCTGATTTGGAAGTTGCTAGAAGCAGCTAAAGAAGCCAGGCTCCTAGGCTCCCTACATGTTGGAATTGTACTGGAGTTGAGCTTACTCACATGGAAACCTAGGGAGAAAAACACCATTGGGATGGTGAG AATACCACTAGCCAGAGCCACTGTGGTTTACTGCCTTCAACTCCAGCCAACTCACTTCCACTTCTCCTGCCATGTAGAGCCCTGGGTTGGGAAAAGCCTGGCCAACCACTTTCCTCCTTCAGGAAGAGGCTCTTCAAAGCTTTCTCTGATGTCTAAAGCTTATAAAG AAGGGATCACACAACATGTTCAGCAAAACCTTTGGAATCACCAGGGAATCAGGGTCCTATGACTTCATTTCCTGTCTCAGCAGCAAAAAGGCAGTGAGGGTCTTAAGCACTGGCAGTGTCCCACTTGAGCCTTGGACCTTACCTTCTTGTTACTCTATTTCAATGGCACTCATAAAGGTGTTCAAAAGGTTAAACCACTTCTCAGAGTCCCGGAAGAGTTTGCCGGGACG CCAGCCCTCCATTCTAAGAAGGTTCCTGGTTCCTCCTGGGAACATGATGGGCCTGAAAATAACCAGTGTTCCCTCTGCCGTTTCCAAGTCAGCTTTCACCAGCTGGACTGGGATCAGTAGGTCATTGCTCCCCATCACTGTGAAGGAGCCTGCCCTTGGGTACGAGGCTATGCTCTCAAGCCCC CCCCCATCATTCAGAACCTTATAAATGAGCTGGTGGCTCAGAGTGTCCCTCAGTTCTCATGCATACCTTAAAAATATATCCCCATTAAGATCCTTCCAATGGAGGCAAATGGGAGTATTTTGCATAAGGAGTATGTGGGCATGATAGCTCAGTCTTGTTGAACATGCAGATGA